The following DNA comes from Pseudomonas sp. Tri1.
TCCGGTGCAGGGTAAGCATCTTCGGTATGTCTGGAGTGCGCAGAAGCGGGAGATATCGTTTGTGTTTGAGGTGAGTCAGGTGTGAGCCGGACTATAAAAAGCCTCTGACGGAATCGGCAACGGGACCTATTTAGAGGAATGAATAGATCCATGGCGAGGGAGCTTGCTTCCGCTTGAGTGCGCAGCACTCATAAAAAGGGCTGCCGCGCAGCCCTGCTTGATCAGATCTTGAACTGCTGCACCGAAGCCTGCATCGACCCCGCCGCATTGTTCAATTGATCCGCCGTTTGCGTCAGGTTGTGAATCGAGCGAGTGTTTTCTCGAGATTGCTCGGCAATCGACTCCACCCGCCTGGCCATTTCATCGCTGGCCTTCGATTGTTCGGCAATAGTCTGGGAAATTTCCTCCACCACTTCGGCGGCATGTCGGGCGCCAGTGCGGATTTCGCTGATGGAAACCCCGGCCTGCTGGGCCAGGTTCACACCTTCGTCCACGCGGCTGACACAAGCCTGCATGTTCGCCACCGCATCCCGGGCGCTGGTCTGGATGCGCTCGATCATCGCGGTAATTTCCTGGGTCGACTGGGTAGTGCGTGCCGCCAGGTTACGTACTTCATCGGCCACCACCGCAAAGCCGCGCCCTGCCTCGCCAGCACGGGCCGCTTCGATGGCGGCGTTGAGGGCCAGCAGGTTGGTTTGTTCGGCGATGCTCTTGATCACCTGAATGATGGAGTGAATGTCTTCGGACGAAGCGTCCAGAGCCGTGATTTTGCCGGACGATTGGTTAACCACTTCGGCGATCCGGTTCATGCCTTCCACCACCCCGAGAATCACCTGGCCGCCGCTGCTTGCCAACTGTTCGGATTGTGCCGAAATCGTCCGTGCGCTGTCGGCGTGCTGATGGATCTGGCTGATGTTCGCTATCATCTGCTCCATGCTCGCCGCCATGCTGGTGGCGCTATGGGCCTGCTGATCGGCGCTGGACACAATGTGCCGCGCCGTATCGCCCAAGGTCCGGGATGTACCATGCAACTCGTCGCTCTGGTTGCGGATCGTGGCGATCATCTGCCGCAAATTGGCCTGCATCTGCTCGATCACGCTCTGCAACTGACCGAGTTCATCTTTGCCATGCGCGCCCATCGACCGCTGCAAATCCCCTTGGGAAATCGCCTGGGTGTTGAGGATGATTTTGTTCAGCGGCGTAAGCACAGCCTTGAGCAGAGTCCACGACACCAGCGCCAGCGCCACGCACGTGGCCAGCAACGTGACGATCAGCCAACTTTGCGACGCTTGAATACTGTTGTCCTGATGCTCGCGCGACGACTGCGCCTGGTTTTCGATCAGCTCACTCACCGCCTCGTTGCGCTCTTCCAGTGCCGAAAACGCCGCGTCGAATTCGGTACGCAACGCATGCCCATCCTGAGCGCCGCTCAGCGCCTTGCCGATCACCTGTTTGGCTTTATCGATGTAGGTCTCGACCTGGGGCTTCAACTCGACAATTGCCTGGGCGACATCCTTTGGCAGCTTCGCCTCAGCGTTCTCCGCGATAACTTTGCGCATCCGCTGCGTATGTTCATCGAACGCCTCCGTTACGTCCTTGGCCGCTTGAGCATCCCCCGGCGCCACCAGCAACGCCGCCAGCACATCGGCACGGATGGCGTCGTGCATCATGTCGGCCTCCATGTGCTTGCGCATGGCCGAAATACTGGTCTCATTCTGCACCAGGGCTTCGGTCATGGAGTGATACCCCCACAACCCGATGCCACCGAGCAAAAGGGCAAAGAAGAGGCTGATCAACCCCGAGCCTATGATCTTGCTGCGGATCTTCATCGCTAGTGCTCCTGGAGCGGGGATTTGGGGAAGTGTAGTTGAGCGTCAGCGCAGCGCTTGGGATGGGCGATGCTGTTATCGAGGGTATCGGCGGGAGAAATGATTAGGTGAATGTTGCGCTACGCCTCGTGGCGAGGGAGCTTGCTCCCGCTGGGCTGGAGCAGGCTCTCTATTGCCTGAGCCCCTTCTCCGATAGAAAGCAGCTAAAACCGCGAGGCGTGCGAGAGCGAAGAGAAACGTTTATTCGGCTTATGATCATGCATCGACATACGTCATAAGGTAGTCCTGATGACCACTGCCCATGTTTTCATCGCCACCAGTCTGGATGGCTTCATCGCCAGGCCCGATGGTGACATTGACTGGCTTTTGCAGCGCGACGATCCAACTGAGGACCATGGCTATTCAGACTTCATCGCTGACAAGGATGTGATTGTGATGGGGCGGGGAAGCTATGAGAAGGTGCTGACCTTCGACACTTGGTTCTATGAACGACCCGTGGTGGTGCTGTCTGAACGGCTGGCGGATTCGCCAGTGCCCGAGGCGTTGAAGGGCAAGGTACGTTTCTCCAACCTTGCACCCATGGAACTGATGGAGGACTTGAAGAGGCAAGGCGTGCGTCGGGTCTATGTCGATGGCGGGCAGGTGGTGCAATCATTCCTGCGCGATGGATTAGTCGCCGACATGGTGATTACCACTGTTCCTGTGCTGATCGGGTCGGGAAGGCCATTGTTCGGGGCCCTTCAGCAGGACGTTGAATTGAAACTGGTATCCAGCCGCTGCTTTCCTTCTGGGTTGGTACAGTCCACTTATCGGCTGGCCGCATGACTGGCCGCGTGTATGTCCAAGCCAAAGCAAGAAGGTTTTTCCGCTCTGAGAAGAGGGTCTGAAAGGCGAAGTGCTCGGAGCACGCAGTGCGCTGGCAATGTAGGAGGCAGTGTTGTGCAGGGATAACTGGGCAATCACTGCTTCAGAAACAACAAAGCCCTCGCATTTCTGCGAGGGCTTTGTTTTGTATGGTGCGGCACCAGGAGTCGAAATTAACTCTAACTATATGTTTTGTATATATTTCTCATAAAGCTGATCCCAGTTCTATCTCTAAAAATATCTTTTTAAAGGCAGCTCAACCTTTCACTCATGCCAGGAGATCTACTCAAGAATTGCCTCCTTGAGGCGTGGCAGCCACTCTTTCGAATATTGGTTCCTGTGGATAACCCAAAGGTGAAGCTGGTAGAGGACTCCCTTAGCCAAGAGCGGACGAAGGATGGTCTCGCGTCGTCCGGTGAAAGGAAGCTCGATCGTCTCCTATATGGCCTGATCAAGTATCTACCCTTGGCGCCGAGGTGTATGGAATAATGGCGTTTTGATGTCGCGCCTCTGCATCGTGGCCTGAAGATCCTAAAACACCCTATATAATTACATGGAAGACCGCTGTGACTATCTTGGAATATCTGGATTCTACTGAAGAAAAGCTAAGAAAGTGTCAGTTAGAAGCAGTACGTAGCTTCGTTAGGTATGCCGAAGAAAATGATACTGAGAGAGGGTTTCTGATCAACCTGCCAACAGGTGCGGGGAAAACAGGAGTTATCTCTCTTATATCACACCTGTCAGATGCCTTGAAGGTTCTTGTGATATGTCACAGAAAGGCCGTGAAAGATCAGTTGTTTAAAGAGATTTCAAAAAAATTCTTCCGTAATACAATTGGTGATCAAGAGTTTGAGTTAAAGAAAACCTATAGGGACTCTAATTTTGATCAGGGTGACGGAGTTTATATAACAAGCTTTCAAAAGCTGACGATGCTGAGTGATGAAGAATTAAAGAATGTCCAAGGCGATTTTGATCTAATTATTGTAGATGAAGGGCACTCTGAGCCCTCTCCAGTTTGGCGTGAGATAATACGTCAGTCCGTAGCGATGAAAGTAGTGGTTACGGCAACTCCTTATCGTAATGACTTGTTTGAACTGAACGTAAGTACCGATCATTTTTATGTTTTTACATTTAAAGAGGCTATCGAGGATGGGGTTATTATGGAACCCCAGTACGATCAAGTTGATAGGGAGGACGATTTGCTTGCAGGCATTCTAGGCTACCTAGGTGCAAATGAAGATGTGAAATGTATCGTGAAATGCAAGAGTCTGGAAGAGATATTAAAATACCATGAACTCCTTTCTCAATCATTCATCACGGCAAGCGTTCACGAGCGACTAGAAATCGACGAGGCGCAAAATAAATTTAAGCGAGTTGGCCCAGCTCTTAAAGTTGAGGGGGTGCGGGTGATAATTCACCAGCACAAGCTTGATGAAGGAGTTGACATCCCTGAGGCTAAGTTACTGATACTTACCTATGAGCTGGGTAGTGGTCGTGAGCTAGTTCAGGCAGTAGGTCGGATTGTACGCCGGTATGGAGAAACCCAACCGCTGGTGATCGACCTGAGCCGCGGGGCAAATGAGGGCATGTGGGATGGATATCAGAAATTTGATAGCTATCTCGCCAATGGTGGTGCAGGCGAATTTGTCAGCTCATTAAGCACAAGTTATTTGATTGAATCTTTCTTAGAGAGCTTTCCAAAATATAGTTATTTTGATGGTAAGTTCAAAGAAAGAGTTGATCTCAATAGTGTTGACCCAGAAGATGATCTCAAGATTCCTCATGCATCAGTCTGCTTTGTACAAAAAGAGGTTGATTTCTCTCTGCCGCTTCTGATGGATCGATTGTATTGGGAATTGCATGGTTCTGGATCGCTAGTCAAATCTTATGAAGAAGTTCTTGATTTGCATGTCATGATTTATGTTGAGTTTAAAAGTTCAAAGTTTTTTACAAATAAGCTTTTCTTTGAGCCTAGGCTGCATGTAGTTGTGGTAAAAGAAATTGATTCTGGTGTCGCTATCTTCGATAGCGGCGGTGGCCGTTATTATAATCAGGAGCAGTATAGGCTTGGTAATGCGATTCATATTGACAAGCTGACTGCTTTGGCTGCTAAAACAGCAATTAATCAGATTAAGGAAACTCACGCTCGTGCTATTGGTCGGGCTTTGCGCCGTCCAGAGTCCGTAGCATTGAAAGGGCAGAATCTTGATGGCGGGCGCGGCAGTCAAAGTAACTCCAGGTACGCATTAACTATGGTGAAGGTCGATAATATTGGCCTGGACGGCAAAAGAGACAGTAGTTTTTACATTGGCGCTAGGTCCGGGCGGATCGTCGATCAAAAAGAATCCAACTTCACTCTTCAAGACATTTCTGAATGGGTCGATGCGATAAGCCAATGTATCAATGCTGGAGGGAATGCTGGGCGACTGATCAAGTCCTATGCTCAGCCTGTCAGCGAAAAGCCCACGTCAGAAATTTTGTCAGTTCTGCTAGATTTTACAGATCTTGAAGGCCCTAAAGCGACGGACAACGGTGTGGTTTATCCTGATTTTGTTTATGTCGACTATCAGCAGGGGATTGCTTTCGACGCTCAAGGTGATCTTATAGAACTTTCGTTAAGTTACTCGGATGATGATGGGTTTTTTGAAGTTGCTCTAAGTGGAGCGTCGGAAGGAAGAGCCGATATCGAGTGGGTAGTGGAGTACTTGAATTCCGGGCATAGATTGAAAGTGCTGTACGAAGACGGCGTAACGTATCTGGCGGGAGCCTTTTACAAGCTAGCCTTACCCTACGAACGCGGGATTCCTGCTGAAGAAAGCTTTGCAGGCAATGCCATTTTTCCGCTTGACGCACTTAGAGCTCCAGCTCTCAGGGAGAAGGGGCACACTCTCGACCATAAGTATCATCGGACTACTAGAGCTGATTTTGATACGGATTCGATATTTTATTTGATCGACTTGCTGAAAGGGTATGGGGACCAAACAACTCCAATTGGAGCACTGGGTCCTTTCGCAACATATATCCCTGCTTGTGATATTGTTCTTTGTTGTGATATGGGCGTTGAGCCTGCTGATTTCATTTTGTCTTCGCCGGAAAAATTGTGCTTTGTTCATGTTAAGTGTGGTGATTCATTAAACCCTCAATCTCCAGCCGGTGCTATTGCGGAAGTTGGCAGTCAGGCAATAAAAAACATTCACATGTTGATTTCAGGGCTTAAAAGGGTGAAGCCTGGAAACTTCTCTACATGGAAGCAAGCTTGGCCCGCTGCTGGTGCTGAGTTTCCGCTAGATACACGTTACAGGTTAGTGGAAGGTTCTATTAATCATCCTGCACCACTTGATGATTCACTCTCTGAGAGGGTCTGGGATGTTATCTGTGAGCGGAGAGTATCGATGAAATGTAAGAAGGAGATTTGGATTGTTGCCGGCAACTCTTTCTCAGCTAGTCATTTCACAAGAAGTATGCAGAGTCCGCTAGCGTGTTCGCCCACAAGTATTCAGGCGCATCAACTAATTGAAGATTGGCTGAGCACTGCAGATGAGCTTGATGTGGATCTTAAGATTTTTACATCCCCGTAAGCTCGTTTCCACTAGTAAGAGTTAAAGTGCATAGGCTTCTAAGTTTTGAGGCCTTTTACCTTTGTTGGATTGCGCTGCGTATTCGTGGTGGCTTATTTTAATACTCCTAATCAGGCAACGCATCGTCGGTTGATTTATCAGTTATTAGCATGAGAATCGAGCTGTTCATGCGGGCGTTGGGGCAGGTGCTTTTTACCCTTCAGCCGTAGTAGGCTCCTGGCGCACTATAGCCGTACAAAACCGTAGCGCAGCCATCATCAAGGGGCCATAGACGATCAGCGAATGCCTCACCACCCAGCCGACATCGGAATGTTTTTCCGACAGCTAGGAAGGTGGAGGCGAGCCTTGCTTGGCTGCGCCGCGTGCTGGAGCGTCTGCCGCATGCGCGATCGTGGAAGACTTCAAAGCCTTGTTACAAGGCCGGGCGAGAATTTTTCTATGCGGAAACCATCGCCAATTTTTCAACAGGATCACACGCGAGCATTCTCATAGATTCTGTCGTGACACTCAATGAAGGCGTTGAAGCGATCCTGTACATTCGGTTCCTTTCGACTAGTCCATGCTGCAGATGTCCGAATCACATTAACTGGCGGATTCATATCTGGCACGTGAGCAATGAACGACGTGGAGACTAGCACACCATCACATGCCCCTCGACTTGCTATACGTGCAAAGTGACGTTCATTTTCCCGTATAAATTTTGTATTAAACATATCAATACGCTGCTTGAGTTCAGTCGCTGTAGAAAATTCAAACAAAGGACCCCTGGGGAGAACATCATCTAGATTGAAGGCAATCACTCCTGGCTTTCCATGAGTTTTAAGTTGATTACACCCCCCCTTGAAGGATTCTTGAACACTGGCTCTGGAATATATTTTCTTACATGCTATAGCGTACTCCCCGTAGCTCTCGCCAAGAGACACTACTAAATCCGGCTCTTCGAAAGAAACGGATACGCCTCCTAGTTTGAAGCGTCTATACAAATCAAGCTCCCATAACGCATCCTTTCCATTAGACTCTTGTCGGGTGCCAAGATTCATGTCGCTCGTCGTAATACGATGAATCGCCTCCTGCGCTCCAATTTCATCTAGCACGGCCTCGACAGCGTTGAGTATACGTATAGCCTCAGTGGACTTAATAAACGATATATGCCACTGTCTTTTATTCAGATTCTCTGATTTTTGAGCTATCCGGCGTATTGAGGAAAACAACGAGCCAAGCGCGCTACCGGAGTGGCACTTTAATCGGCGCACAGCGAATGCCTCCTCCACCCGCGAGAGCGTTTCAATCACGTTCTTGTAATCAAAAAAAATTTGAGCTGGCTTATCTTCTTTTTTGCTCATACCAAACACCGCTATCAATGTTGAGAGGAAGCTATCATTGATGTAGCTGGAATGGAATTAGGATTTACCACTTTTAGTTAAAATGCTGTCTCTCAGAAAAAGCGAGAAGAAATTGGAGCTCTGCATCCCCTGATGACTGATCAATAGATCAGGGTAGGAATGGCTGTCTACTGCTCCACACAGATCTGTGCTAGGAGCTTTAATGTGAGGTTCATGGAGCGGTTACACTGTAGCGATACAGGAACTCTAGATATCTCGCTCCGCTTCTTGCTAATTGCTGATGGCGATATCCAATAGCACCAGGTCGCAATTAAAGATAGAAAAGCCATGACGTGCCTAGACGTCGAGCGAGCAGACGGAGCGTTAGCAGGTAGTAGTAACTTGTCGCCTCACTGCGGTGGCTAAGGTGGTGCTTGAGAAACCAGGTCACATCCTTTTTCTGCCAAGCCCAAGGCGTTTCTAGTTGCCAGCGCTTCGCAATTTTGGCCTGGATGATTTTTGTCTGTCGCACATGGCGTTGCCGGGTTGCGTGCGAGCCGGTCAGAACGCCAGCCAAGAACAAATCCATATCGAATGGCTTGCTCATGCCTGTCCTCCAATATAGGCAGCAGCTACGTCGATCCGACCGTGTCCCAGCTCATAGCTGATTTGTCTCCGGGCCTCGCGATCAAGGTTGCGATCGACCTGGCAACATCCACCGCCGTTGATAGGTGCGCGGTGTTGGGTGTTTTGCTCATAGTAAAACGGGGACAGACCACGATTAATTGGGTATCTGCACATTCATTTAAGATAGGAATCGTGGTCTGTCCCCGTTTTAATGACCTCCAAAAAAATTGTCCCCGTTTTAGTCCCCGTTTTAGGCAAAATCTAAATCTGTCCGCCGCCCATTTCTCTAACGTGATCAACAGCTCTTGCTAACTTGATAGCAGAGGTCCTTGGTATGTCACTCACATGCTCTTCTAAAATTTTATGAGTTCGTACGGTGTTGCGAAAATCAGGGTCGCTTTGATCAGATATATACCAGAATAGCAGTGCAAATAATTCATCTTGTGTTACTTGTGTTTTTAATAGTTCGATATAAGTGTCCTCTTCGTCATTTAAATGTTGTAGTTTGTCGATTGATTCGATTATTTTGATAGTCGATCTGACGAATTGTTGAATATGCTTTTGTTCGCCAGAGAAATAATCGTTTGCTGTGTCCATGTACGCAGTATTGAAACTTTGTGTTACCACAGATTGTCCGCGGGCCAAGAACGGCTCTAGCCCTCGAAGGGCGTCTGCTCTCATTAGGGCAAACGCTGCAGCCCCTCTCAGTTCGCCATCTTTTGTTACGAAGCGATCTGCCATTGAACGATACAGTTCTATAAGTTTATACGCTTGCGAGTCGCGTAGCTGTCTTGATGCTATAGCTATCTGGTTTTCCTGGCTATTTATGGAGCGGCTAGATATTGCTAAGTTTTTTTTTATTGAGATGTTATTTCTGCGGGCATCGTCTGACTGTCTTTTTAGAGTGATGTAAATAAAGTAAACGCTTGCCATTGCAGCAATAGGGTTTAGTAATCCACCCACAAAATCGCCATATTCCCCCCAGGCCGTGGTGCTTCCCGAAAATCCCCATCCAAATTTCCACAAGTAGCCGAGATTAACTACGCCTACGATTGCTATAGCAATCGCTATTGGTGCGAAATCCTTCACCCTCCGCATCTCTACCTCCCTCATCCCTAGCTGTTTTTTTGATATTGCCCCAGGGGACGGGATCCAACAACGATTGCCG
Coding sequences within:
- a CDS encoding methyl-accepting chemotaxis protein — its product is MKIRSKIIGSGLISLFFALLLGGIGLWGYHSMTEALVQNETSISAMRKHMEADMMHDAIRADVLAALLVAPGDAQAAKDVTEAFDEHTQRMRKVIAENAEAKLPKDVAQAIVELKPQVETYIDKAKQVIGKALSGAQDGHALRTEFDAAFSALEERNEAVSELIENQAQSSREHQDNSIQASQSWLIVTLLATCVALALVSWTLLKAVLTPLNKIILNTQAISQGDLQRSMGAHGKDELGQLQSVIEQMQANLRQMIATIRNQSDELHGTSRTLGDTARHIVSSADQQAHSATSMAASMEQMIANISQIHQHADSARTISAQSEQLASSGGQVILGVVEGMNRIAEVVNQSSGKITALDASSEDIHSIIQVIKSIAEQTNLLALNAAIEAARAGEAGRGFAVVADEVRNLAARTTQSTQEITAMIERIQTSARDAVANMQACVSRVDEGVNLAQQAGVSISEIRTGARHAAEVVEEISQTIAEQSKASDEMARRVESIAEQSRENTRSIHNLTQTADQLNNAAGSMQASVQQFKI
- a CDS encoding dihydrofolate reductase family protein, which gives rise to MTTAHVFIATSLDGFIARPDGDIDWLLQRDDPTEDHGYSDFIADKDVIVMGRGSYEKVLTFDTWFYERPVVVLSERLADSPVPEALKGKVRFSNLAPMELMEDLKRQGVRRVYVDGGQVVQSFLRDGLVADMVITTVPVLIGSGRPLFGALQQDVELKLVSSRCFPSGLVQSTYRLAA
- a CDS encoding DEAD/DEAH box helicase family protein, encoding MTILEYLDSTEEKLRKCQLEAVRSFVRYAEENDTERGFLINLPTGAGKTGVISLISHLSDALKVLVICHRKAVKDQLFKEISKKFFRNTIGDQEFELKKTYRDSNFDQGDGVYITSFQKLTMLSDEELKNVQGDFDLIIVDEGHSEPSPVWREIIRQSVAMKVVVTATPYRNDLFELNVSTDHFYVFTFKEAIEDGVIMEPQYDQVDREDDLLAGILGYLGANEDVKCIVKCKSLEEILKYHELLSQSFITASVHERLEIDEAQNKFKRVGPALKVEGVRVIIHQHKLDEGVDIPEAKLLILTYELGSGRELVQAVGRIVRRYGETQPLVIDLSRGANEGMWDGYQKFDSYLANGGAGEFVSSLSTSYLIESFLESFPKYSYFDGKFKERVDLNSVDPEDDLKIPHASVCFVQKEVDFSLPLLMDRLYWELHGSGSLVKSYEEVLDLHVMIYVEFKSSKFFTNKLFFEPRLHVVVVKEIDSGVAIFDSGGGRYYNQEQYRLGNAIHIDKLTALAAKTAINQIKETHARAIGRALRRPESVALKGQNLDGGRGSQSNSRYALTMVKVDNIGLDGKRDSSFYIGARSGRIVDQKESNFTLQDISEWVDAISQCINAGGNAGRLIKSYAQPVSEKPTSEILSVLLDFTDLEGPKATDNGVVYPDFVYVDYQQGIAFDAQGDLIELSLSYSDDDGFFEVALSGASEGRADIEWVVEYLNSGHRLKVLYEDGVTYLAGAFYKLALPYERGIPAEESFAGNAIFPLDALRAPALREKGHTLDHKYHRTTRADFDTDSIFYLIDLLKGYGDQTTPIGALGPFATYIPACDIVLCCDMGVEPADFILSSPEKLCFVHVKCGDSLNPQSPAGAIAEVGSQAIKNIHMLISGLKRVKPGNFSTWKQAWPAAGAEFPLDTRYRLVEGSINHPAPLDDSLSERVWDVICERRVSMKCKKEIWIVAGNSFSASHFTRSMQSPLACSPTSIQAHQLIEDWLSTADELDVDLKIFTSP
- a CDS encoding putative phage abortive infection protein, yielding MKDFAPIAIAIAIVGVVNLGYLWKFGWGFSGSTTAWGEYGDFVGGLLNPIAAMASVYFIYITLKRQSDDARRNNISIKKNLAISSRSINSQENQIAIASRQLRDSQAYKLIELYRSMADRFVTKDGELRGAAAFALMRADALRGLEPFLARGQSVVTQSFNTAYMDTANDYFSGEQKHIQQFVRSTIKIIESIDKLQHLNDEEDTYIELLKTQVTQDELFALLFWYISDQSDPDFRNTVRTHKILEEHVSDIPRTSAIKLARAVDHVREMGGGQI